A genomic window from Candidatus Binataceae bacterium includes:
- a CDS encoding helix-turn-helix domain-containing protein, with protein sequence MRVSKQKAAENREQILAAAARLFRENGIAATGVDMITQRAGLTHGGLYSQFGSKDAVAAAAILVASRNSARRMRRPAERQPAEQGLRSVVEQYLSISHRDERGRGCVLAALGTDIPRQPRAVRQAFTLALEGAFDLMAGWMPDRAASRRQQKAIAVFSAMVGALILARGVNDEALSQQILAVSSKSVVDAAWPARRARDTRRTQRRATRKGAS encoded by the coding sequence CCGCCGCTCGCCTGTTCCGCGAAAACGGGATCGCGGCGACCGGGGTCGATATGATCACCCAGCGCGCCGGCCTGACTCACGGCGGCCTCTACAGCCAGTTCGGCTCCAAAGATGCCGTCGCGGCGGCTGCCATCCTGGTCGCTTCCAGGAATTCCGCGCGCAGGATGCGGCGTCCCGCCGAGCGTCAACCTGCGGAGCAGGGGCTGCGCAGCGTCGTCGAGCAATACCTGTCGATCTCGCATCGCGACGAGCGCGGCCGGGGCTGTGTGCTGGCCGCCCTGGGAACCGACATCCCGCGCCAGCCGCGTGCGGTACGTCAGGCGTTCACGCTGGCGCTAGAGGGCGCGTTCGACTTGATGGCCGGATGGATGCCGGACCGCGCCGCCTCGCGGCGTCAGCAAAAGGCGATCGCCGTTTTCTCGGCGATGGTCGGGGCGCTGATCCTGGCGCGTGGCGTAAACGATGAAGCGCTCTCGCAGCAGATCCTGGCGGTTTCGTCGAAGTCGGTGGTCGATGCCGCCTGGCCTGCGCGCCGGGCGCGCGATACCCGGAGAACCCAGCGGCGCGCAACCCGCAAAGGAGCAAGCTAG
- a CDS encoding SDR family NAD(P)-dependent oxidoreductase, with translation MELRNAAAAVIGAGDYIGAAIARKFALEGFSVFAGRRQGDKLAPLVSEIEALGGRIVGRSLDARKENDITAFLDEADGTAPLEVCIFNVGANVNFPLLETTERVFRKVWEMACYSGFLTGREAARLMLTRGRGAIFFTGATASLRGGVEYSAFAAAKFGLRAVPQSAARELGPHNIHVAHLIIDAGVDTAWVRDRIREREGEEALKDLDLSRLMTPASVAETYWQLYKQPRDAWTFEQEIRPFREKW, from the coding sequence GTGGAACTGCGAAACGCCGCCGCAGCGGTTATCGGAGCGGGGGACTATATCGGCGCTGCGATCGCCAGGAAATTTGCCCTGGAAGGTTTCAGCGTCTTCGCCGGACGGCGTCAGGGTGACAAGCTTGCGCCGCTGGTCTCGGAGATTGAGGCGCTCGGTGGCCGAATCGTCGGGCGTTCTCTCGATGCGCGCAAGGAAAACGACATCACCGCCTTCCTTGACGAGGCGGACGGCACGGCGCCGCTCGAGGTTTGCATATTCAACGTCGGGGCCAACGTCAATTTTCCACTGCTGGAAACTACCGAGCGCGTATTCCGCAAAGTATGGGAGATGGCGTGCTACTCCGGATTTCTGACGGGACGGGAAGCGGCCCGGCTGATGCTAACGCGGGGTCGGGGCGCCATCTTCTTTACCGGTGCGACCGCCAGCCTGCGTGGCGGTGTCGAGTACTCCGCGTTTGCGGCCGCGAAATTCGGTCTCCGTGCAGTCCCGCAGAGCGCCGCACGCGAGTTGGGGCCGCACAACATCCACGTCGCACATCTCATCATTGATGCGGGCGTAGACACGGCATGGGTCCGCGATCGCATCCGGGAACGGGAAGGCGAAGAAGCCCTCAAGGACCTTGACCTTTCGCGGCTGATGACGCCAGCGTCGGTCGCTGAGACTTACTGGCAACTCTACAAACAGCCTCGCGATGCGTGGACGTTCGAGCAGGAAATCCGTCCCTTCCGCGAGAAATGGTGA